The Glycine soja cultivar W05 chromosome 6, ASM419377v2, whole genome shotgun sequence genome has a window encoding:
- the LOC114415508 gene encoding protein MKS1-like produces MLVQSSILLSPPPSFPSKSNLNNNMDHQFSHIIPTERSPRRELQLQGPRPTPLRINKDSHKIKKPPLAPQPSHPHQPPPRQPIIIYTVSPKVIHTTPSDFMNLVQRLTGSSSSSSAEVVMSNNNNTTHVDPFNNGGGGMVSPAARYATIEKAMSPMGKKHVLLPSVNNIISDVEGIEISIGDGVLERSQQNMFQGILSPGPASLSPIPSNFFSPPSSSDPSMISFLRDLSPMFQSGRNFTEGGSSFVLPSPSSNFSFVSPHTPSIDLFNYFLD; encoded by the coding sequence ATGCTTGTCCAGTCCTCAATATTATTATCACCACCACCATCTTTCCCCTCTAAGTCTAACCTCAACAATAACATGGATCATCAATTCTCACACATCATCCCCACAGAAAGATCACCTAGAAGAGAACTCCAACTTCAAGGTCCACGCCCTACACCTCTCAGAATAAACAAAGACTCTCATAAAATCAAGAAACCACCGTTGGCACCACAACCTTCACACCCTCATCAACCTCCACCGCGCCAACCTATAATAATCTACACCGTGTCCCCCAAGGTGATTCACACCACCCCAAGTGACTTCATGAACCTCGTCCAACGCCTCACTGGGTCCAGTTCTTCTTCCTCTGCTGAAGTGGTCATGTCCAACAATAACAACACCACTCATGTCGACCCTTTCAACAACGGCGGCGGCGGAATGGTGTCGCCGGCGGCGCGTTACGCCACCATAGAGAAGGCCATGTCCCCTATGGGGAAAAAACATGTTCTTCTTCCAAGTGTGAACAATATTATAAGCGATGTGGAAGGGATAGAGATTAGTATAGGTGATGGTGTACTTGAGAGATCACAACAAAATATGTTTCAAGGGATTCTGTCCCCGGGTCCAGCTTCGCTATCTCCCATTCCTTCGAATTTTTTCTCTCCACCGTCTTCTTCGGATCCAAGCATGATTAGCTTCCTTCGTGATTTGAGTCCTATGTTTCAAAGCGGAAGAAATTTTACGGAGGGTGGTAGTTCTTTCGTCTTGCCTAGCCCTTCTTCAAACTTCAGTTTTGTTTCACCGCATACTCCTTCTATAGACTTATTCAACTATTTCTTAGATTAG
- the LOC114415510 gene encoding uncharacterized protein LOC114415510, which yields MDYDFRSRSGPQPPMYRPPPPPSPMYRPSPYQQNPTPSSGLGVRVGIKPEYRITPPPHLSSLAGDNPRSNFQFDFGLERKILAEAEKDNPNWSKFGSENIPTKVSDSSTAKVTALDPIVSKFMAMGLSREAVLIAVENYGDNPTKVHEFVNGYTLLREMGFSSNSVAEALAMNDNHTDKALAHLLNGSS from the exons ATGGACTACGATTTCAGAAGCAGGTCGGGCCCACAACCTCCGATGTACCGTCCGCCACCGCCACCGTCACCGATGTACCGTCCATCACCGTATCAACAGAATCCTACTCCTTCTT CAGGACTTGGCGTTAGGGTTGGTATAAAGCCGGAATATAGGATCACACCGCCG CCTCATTTATCATCACTTGCTGGGGATAATCCACGGAGCAACTTCCAATTTGATTTTGGATTGGAGAGAAAAATTTTAGCTGAAGCAGAGAAGGATAACCCAAATTGGAGCAAATTTGGATCAGAAAATATTCCAACTAAAGTTTCTGATTCATCAACAGCAAAG GTTACTGCTTTGGATCCCATTGTGAGCAAATTTATGGCCATGGGGCTTAGCCGAGAGGCTGTTCTCATTGCCGTTGAAAATTATGGTGATAATCCAACCAAA GTTCATGAATTTGTCAATGGCTACACCCTTTTGCGTGAAATGGGATTTTCATCAAATAGCGTTGCTGAAGCCCTGGCTATGAATGACAATCATACGGACAAGGCACTAGCACATTTGCTTAATGGCTCGTCGTGA
- the LOC114415511 gene encoding uncharacterized protein LOC114415511 isoform X2, whose protein sequence is MVREKDVCWEYAEKLDGNKVRCKFCQRVLNGGISRLKHHLSRFPSKGVNPCSKVRDDVTDRVRGIIASKEEVKETSSAKKQKIAEVKSPSNLSASKALVSLDAASPVMKIFPTGHPMTPSSTNNQEIAERSIALFFFENKLDFSVARSSSYQLMIDAIAKCGPGFTGPSAETLKTIWLERMKSEVGLQTKDVEKEWATTGCTILADTWTDYKSKAIINFLVSSPSRTFFHKSVDASAYFKNTKWLADLFDSVIQEFGPENVVQIIMDSSVNYTVIANHIVQSYGTIFVSPCASQCLNLILEEFSKVDWISRCILQAQTISKLIYNNASLLDLTKKYTGGQELIRTGITKSVSTFLSLQSMLKLRTRLKNMFHSHEYASNTSYANKPQSLSCITIAEDGDFWRTVEECVAISEPFLKVLREISEGKPTVGSIYELMTRAKESIRTYYIMDENKCKKFLDIVDKKWRDQLHSPLHAAAAFLNPSIQYNPEIKFISSIKEDFFNVLEKLLPVPDMRRDITNQIYTFTKAHGMFGCSLAKEARNTVAPYLLVPLYSRVSYSADSLRAYSLQGFGGSSMVTLLRGCNELPLEY, encoded by the exons A TGGTTCGAGAAAAAGATGTCTGTTGGGAATATGCTGAGAAATTAGATGGAAACAAGGTAAGGTGTAAATTTTGCCAAAGAGTTCTGAATGGTGGCATAAGTAGGTTGAAGCATCATTTATCTCGATTCCCAAGTAAAGGGGTAAATCCTTGTAGCAAGGTCAGAGATGATGTTACAGATAGAGTAAGGGGTATAATAGCATCAAAGGAAGAGGTCAAAGAAACTTCTAGTGCGAAGAAGCAAAAAATAGCAGAAGTCAAGTCTCCCAGTAATCTTTCAGCAAGTAAAGCTCTTGTATCTTTGGATGCAGCATCCCCTGTCATGAAGATTTTCCCTACTGGCCATCCTATGACCCCTTCCTCTACAAATAACCAAGAGATTGCAGAGAGGAGTATTGCTCTATTCTTTTTTGAGAATAAGCTAGACTTCAGTGTTGCACGGTCTTCATCCTATCAGTTGATGATTGATGCCATTGCTAAGTGTGGTCCTGGATTTACTGGTCCATCAGCAGAAACCCTAAAAACAATATGGTTGGAAAGGATGAAATCAGAAGTGGGATTACAGACAAAAGATGTTGAGAAAGAGTGGGCCACCACAGGTTGCACCATTCTAGCAGACACATGGACAGATTATAAATCAAAGGCCATAATTAATTTCTTAGTCTCATCTCCATCCAGGACCTTTTTCCATAAATCTGTGGATGCCTCTGCGTACTTCAAGAACACCAAGTGGCTGGCTGATCTTTTTGATTCTGTAATTCAAGAGTTTGGCCCAGAAAATGTAGTACAAATTATTATGGACAGCAGTGTTAACTACACCGTTATTGCTAATCATATTGTGCAGAGCTATGGAACTATATTTGTATCTCCTTGCGCCTCTCAATGTTTAAACCTAATCTTGGAGGAATTCTCCAAGGTTGATTGGATTAGTAGATGTATTTTACAAGCACAAACCATATCAAAGTTAATATACAATAATGCTTCATTGCTTGATCTTACGAAGAAGTACACTGGAGGCCAAGAACTTATCAGGACTGGAATCACAAAGTCTGTATCCACCTTCCTGTCTTTACAGTCTATGTTGAAATTGAGAACAAGATTGAAGAATATGTTCCACAGCCATGAATATGCCTCAAACACCTCCTATGCaaataaaccacagagtctttCCTGTATTACAATTGCTGAAGATGGTGATTTCTGGAGGACAGTGGAAGAGTGTGTGGCCATCTCTGAGCCTTTTTTGAAAGTATTGAGAGAAATATCAGAAGGGAAACCAACTGTAGGTTCCATATATGAGCTAATGACCAGGGCCAAAGAATCAATCAGGACATACTACATAATGGATGAGAATAAGTGTAAGAAATTCTTAGATATAGTCGATAAAAAGTGGAGAGACCAACTCCATTCACCTCTACATGCAGCTGCTGCCTTCTTGAACCCCAGTATCCAATACAAtcctgaaataaaatttatttcttctatAAAAGAAGACTTCTTTAATGTTCTGGAGAAATTGCTTCCTGTACCAGATATGAGGCGTGACATCACCAATCAAATCTATACTTTTACGAAGGCACATGGCATGTTTGGCTGTAGCCTAGCAAAGGAGGCAAGGAATACAGTTGCACCTT ATCTGCTGGTGCCATTATACAGTAGGGTTAGTTATTCTGCAGACTCATTGCGTGCTTATTCGTTGCAGGGCTTTGGTGGGAGCAGTATGGTGACTCTGCTCCGGGGTTGCAACGAGTTGCCATTAGAATATTAA
- the LOC114414321 gene encoding uncharacterized protein LOC114414321: MEIPHGLLGYTSSQSCKLKKSLYGLKQSDKKWYEKLSNLLLTYGYSHAHADHSLFIKAHNFEFIALIVYVDDIMLTSNSLAQIERIKRILHTNFHIKDLGKLKYFLGIEVAHSDKGISLCQRKYCLDLLKDSGMLGCKPSSTPMDSSLRLHNDSFGFLDDPLSYRRLVGRLVYLISTHPDIAFATQQLSQFMSKPTKAHHAAAVRVLQYLKGCPDKGLFFPWTCFPHLLGFSDADWATCIDSRRSITGYCFFIGNSLVSWKTKKQTTVSRSSSKAKYRALASATCELQ; encoded by the coding sequence ATGGAGATCCCTCATGGCTTGCTTGGTTACACATCAAGTCAGAGTTGCAAATTGAAGAAATCACTCTATGGATTAAAGCAATCAGACAAAAAATGGTATGAAAAATTATCTAATCTATTGCTGACTTATGGTTATTCACATGCCCATGCTGATCATAGTCTATTTATCAAGGctcataattttgaatttattgcTCTAAttgtatatgttgatgacattatgCTAACCAGTAATTCCCTTGCTCAGATTGAACGCATTAAGCGTattcttcacactaattttcacaTTAAGGATTTAgggaaattgaaatattttttggggATTGAAGTTGCACATTCTGATAAAGGAATTTCATTATGTCAACGTAAGTATTGTTTGGATTTACTGAAAGATTCTGGTATGCTTGGGTGTAAGCCATCCTCCACTCCTATGGATAGTTCTCTTCGACTCCATAATGATTCCTTTGGTTTTCTTGATGATCCTCTATCTTATAGACGCCTAGTTGGAAGACTGGTCTATTTGATAAGCACACACCCTGATATTGCCTTTGCTACACAACAACTAAGTCAATTTATGTCAAAACCAACAAAAGCCCATCATGCTGCAGCTGTCCGCGTTCTTCAATATCTGAAAGGGTGTCCAGACAAAGGCTTATTTTTTCCATGGACTTGCTTTCCTCATCTACTTGGATTtagtgatgctgattgggcaaCATGTATTGACTCTAGGCGCTCTATTACTGGTTATTGCTTCTTTATAGGCAATTCGCTTGTTTCATGGAAAACCAAGAAGCAAACTACAGTCTCACGTTCCTCTTCCAAGGCTAAATATCGAGCACTTGCTTCTGCAACTTGTGAATTACAATGA
- the LOC114415511 gene encoding uncharacterized protein LOC114415511 isoform X1 — protein MVREKDVCWEYAEKLDGNKVRCKFCQRVLNGGISRLKHHLSRFPSKGVNPCSKVRDDVTDRVRGIIASKEEVKETSSAKKQKIAEVKSPSNLSASKALVSLDAASPVMKIFPTGHPMTPSSTNNQEIAERSIALFFFENKLDFSVARSSSYQLMIDAIAKCGPGFTGPSAETLKTIWLERMKSEVGLQTKDVEKEWATTGCTILADTWTDYKSKAIINFLVSSPSRTFFHKSVDASAYFKNTKWLADLFDSVIQEFGPENVVQIIMDSSVNYTVIANHIVQSYGTIFVSPCASQCLNLILEEFSKVDWISRCILQAQTISKLIYNNASLLDLTKKYTGGQELIRTGITKSVSTFLSLQSMLKLRTRLKNMFHSHEYASNTSYANKPQSLSCITIAEDGDFWRTVEECVAISEPFLKVLREISEGKPTVGSIYELMTRAKESIRTYYIMDENKCKKFLDIVDKKWRDQLHSPLHAAAAFLNPSIQYNPEIKFISSIKEDFFNVLEKLLPVPDMRRDITNQIYTFTKAHGMFGCSLAKEARNTVAPWLWWEQYGDSAPGLQRVAIRILSQVCSTFSFHRQWSTIRQIHSEKRNKIDRETLNDLVYINYNLKLARQMSAKSSEVDLLQFDDIDMTSEWVEENETASPTQWLDRFGPALDGNDLNTRQFGSSIFGANDPIFGL, from the exons A TGGTTCGAGAAAAAGATGTCTGTTGGGAATATGCTGAGAAATTAGATGGAAACAAGGTAAGGTGTAAATTTTGCCAAAGAGTTCTGAATGGTGGCATAAGTAGGTTGAAGCATCATTTATCTCGATTCCCAAGTAAAGGGGTAAATCCTTGTAGCAAGGTCAGAGATGATGTTACAGATAGAGTAAGGGGTATAATAGCATCAAAGGAAGAGGTCAAAGAAACTTCTAGTGCGAAGAAGCAAAAAATAGCAGAAGTCAAGTCTCCCAGTAATCTTTCAGCAAGTAAAGCTCTTGTATCTTTGGATGCAGCATCCCCTGTCATGAAGATTTTCCCTACTGGCCATCCTATGACCCCTTCCTCTACAAATAACCAAGAGATTGCAGAGAGGAGTATTGCTCTATTCTTTTTTGAGAATAAGCTAGACTTCAGTGTTGCACGGTCTTCATCCTATCAGTTGATGATTGATGCCATTGCTAAGTGTGGTCCTGGATTTACTGGTCCATCAGCAGAAACCCTAAAAACAATATGGTTGGAAAGGATGAAATCAGAAGTGGGATTACAGACAAAAGATGTTGAGAAAGAGTGGGCCACCACAGGTTGCACCATTCTAGCAGACACATGGACAGATTATAAATCAAAGGCCATAATTAATTTCTTAGTCTCATCTCCATCCAGGACCTTTTTCCATAAATCTGTGGATGCCTCTGCGTACTTCAAGAACACCAAGTGGCTGGCTGATCTTTTTGATTCTGTAATTCAAGAGTTTGGCCCAGAAAATGTAGTACAAATTATTATGGACAGCAGTGTTAACTACACCGTTATTGCTAATCATATTGTGCAGAGCTATGGAACTATATTTGTATCTCCTTGCGCCTCTCAATGTTTAAACCTAATCTTGGAGGAATTCTCCAAGGTTGATTGGATTAGTAGATGTATTTTACAAGCACAAACCATATCAAAGTTAATATACAATAATGCTTCATTGCTTGATCTTACGAAGAAGTACACTGGAGGCCAAGAACTTATCAGGACTGGAATCACAAAGTCTGTATCCACCTTCCTGTCTTTACAGTCTATGTTGAAATTGAGAACAAGATTGAAGAATATGTTCCACAGCCATGAATATGCCTCAAACACCTCCTATGCaaataaaccacagagtctttCCTGTATTACAATTGCTGAAGATGGTGATTTCTGGAGGACAGTGGAAGAGTGTGTGGCCATCTCTGAGCCTTTTTTGAAAGTATTGAGAGAAATATCAGAAGGGAAACCAACTGTAGGTTCCATATATGAGCTAATGACCAGGGCCAAAGAATCAATCAGGACATACTACATAATGGATGAGAATAAGTGTAAGAAATTCTTAGATATAGTCGATAAAAAGTGGAGAGACCAACTCCATTCACCTCTACATGCAGCTGCTGCCTTCTTGAACCCCAGTATCCAATACAAtcctgaaataaaatttatttcttctatAAAAGAAGACTTCTTTAATGTTCTGGAGAAATTGCTTCCTGTACCAGATATGAGGCGTGACATCACCAATCAAATCTATACTTTTACGAAGGCACATGGCATGTTTGGCTGTAGCCTAGCAAAGGAGGCAAGGAATACAGTTGCACCTT GGCTTTGGTGGGAGCAGTATGGTGACTCTGCTCCGGGGTTGCAACGAGTTGCCATTAGAATATTAAGTCAAGTTTGCAGCACTTTCTCATTTCACAGGCAGTGGAGTACCATTCGGCAAATTCACTCTGAGAAGCGGAACAAGATTGATAGAGAAACATTGAATGACCTTGTTTATATAAACTACAATCTCAAGTTAGCTAGGCAGATGAGTGCAAAGTCTTCAGAAGTTGATCTGCTTCAATTTGATGATATTGACATGACTTCTGAGTGGGTGGAGGAAAATGAAACTGCAAGTCCAACACAGTGGCTGGATCGTTTTGGTCCTGCCTTGGATGGCAATGATTTGAATACAAGACAGTTTGGTTCTTCTATATTTGGTGCAAATGACCCTATATTTGGAttgtaa
- the LOC114415509 gene encoding hydroxyproline O-galactosyltransferase HPGT1-like → MQSRGSSHRVSSMGNNRSRIPALLISMFAAFASIYVAGRLWLDAENRVYLIKELDRITGQGQSAISVDDTLKIIACREQHKKLDALETELAGARQEGFVSNPLIETNGTYSTRRPLVVIGILTKFGRQKNRDAIRKAWMGSGASLKKIEEGKGIIVRFVIGRSENRGDSQDKDIDHENRLTNDFLILDNHVETNDAFPKKVKLFFAHAADKWDAEFYAKVNDDVYVNIDALGATLATHLDKPRVYMGCMKSGEVFSELNHKWYEPEWWKFGDKKSYFRHASGEMYVISRALAKFISINRSILRTYAHDDVSAGSWFIGLDVKHVDEAKFCCSSWSTGAICAGV, encoded by the exons atgcaGAGCAGAGGATCGAGTCACAGAGTCTCCAGTATGGGCAATAATCGATCCCGCATTCCCGCGCTCCTCATCTCCATGTTCGCTGCTTTCGCTTCTATCTACGTTGCTGGAag GCTGTGGCTGGACGCAGAGAATCGCGTTTATCTCATCAAAGAGCTTGATAGGATCACCGGCCAG GGACAATCTGCTATATCTGTGGATGATACATTGAAGATCATAGCCTGCAg GGAACAACATAAGAAGCTTGATGCCCTTGAGACGGAACTTGCTGGAGCTAGGCAAGAGGGCTTTGTTTCAAATCCCTTGATAGAGACTAATGGAACTTACTCGACGAGAAGGCCGTTGGTCGTGATAGGTATACTGACAAAGTTTGGCCGCCAGAAGAATAGAGATGCAATCCGCAAGGCATGGATGGGGAGTG GTGCATCTTTGAAGAAAATTGAAGAAGGAAAGGGCATCATTGTGCGATTTGTTATTGGTAGAAG TGAAAATCGTGGAGACAGTCAAGATAAAGACATTGATCATGAGAATAGGCTGACTAATGACTTCTTAATTCTC GATAATCATGTGGAAACAAATGATGCATTCCCAAAGAAGGTCAAATTGTTCTTTGCTCATGCTGCAGACAAATGGGATGCTGAGTTTTATGCAAAAGTCAATGATGATGTCTATGTAAATATTG ATGCCTTGGGAGCTACACTTGCTACTCATTTGGACAAACCTCGTGTTTACATGGGATGCATGAAATCAGGCGAAGTTTTCTCTGAGCT GAACCATAAATGGTATGAACCAGAGTGGTGGAAATTTGGTGACAAAAAATC ATACTTTCGTCATGCATCGGGAGAAATGTATGTTATATCACGAGCTTTGGCTAAATTTATATCAATAAACAG ATCTATTCTTCGTACCTATGCCCACGATGATGTGAGTGCTGGATCCTGGTTTATTGGGCTTGATGTGAAGCATGTTGATGAGGCCAAGTTTTGTTGCTCATCTTGGTCGACAG GAGCAATCTGTGCCGGTGTTTGA